In Longimicrobium sp., the genomic window GCGCCGACCTCGAGGCTCTCGCCCTGGCCGGAGCGCTGACCTCGCTTCCAGGGATCGGCGAGGCGATCGCGGGGATCGTGGACGAGCTGGTGCGCACCGGGCGCTCGGGGATGCACGAGCGGCTGGTGGCGGAGACGCCGGTCGGGCTGTACGACCTGATGAAGATCAAGGGGCTCGGCGCCAAGCGCATCCGCACCCTGTACGCCGAGCTGGGGATCGACTCGCTCGATTCGCTGGAAGAGGCCGCGCGCGCGGGCCGCATCGGCACCCTCCCCGGCTTCGGCGCAAAGACGGTGACGTCGATCCTGGAGGGCGTCGCCTCCGTGCGCGACATGCGCGGCAAGCGGCGCATCGTGCACGCGCTGGACGTGGCGGAGCGGCTGGTGGAGCACGTCCGCACCCTCCCCGGCGTCTCCGCCGCCGAGCTCGCCGGTCCGCTGCGGCGGCGCATGGAGGTCGTCTCCTCCATCGACCTCGTCGCCGCCACCGACCGCGCGGAGGAGACCCTGGCCGCCTTCCGCACGCTGGGCGAGCACACGGCGGGCGGGGCGGATCGAGAGGGGCGCGCCGAGGTGCGCTTCAGCGACGGATTCGCGGCGAGCCTCGCCTGCGTCCCCGCCGACCGCTTCGGCGCCGCGCTGGCGGTGTGGACGGGGAGCGAGGCGCACGTGGCGGAGCTGGCGGAGCGCGCCCGCGAGCGGGGCCTGACGTTCGGACCGGACGGGCTCGGTGGCGTCGCGACGCCCACCGAGGAGGCGCTGTACGAGGCGCTGGGGCTCGCGTGGGTGCCGCCGGAGCTGCGCGAGGGGTGGGGCGAGGTGGAGGCCGCCGCGGCCGGGACGCTTCCGCGGCTCGTGGAGCTGGCCGACCTGCGCGGCACCTTCCACTGCCACACCACCTACTCGGACGGCAGGGCGACGCTCGCGGAGATGGCGGACGGGGCCCGCGCGCGCGGCTGGCACTACCTGGGGATCGCGGACCACAGCCAGGTCGCATCGTACGCCGGCGGGCTCACCCCGGCCGCCGTGAAGAAGCAGAACCGTGAGATCGACGCCTGGAACCGCGAGGGGGGGAAGGGGAGCTTCCGCCTCTTCAAGGGCACCGAGGCCGACATCCTGGCCGACGGGACGCTCGACTTCCCGGATGCGACGCTGGCGAGCTTCGACTACGTGGTGGGCTCCATCCACAGCGCCTTCCAGCAGAGCGAGCGCGCGCAGACGGACCGGCTGA contains:
- the polX gene encoding DNA polymerase/3'-5' exonuclease PolX; this translates as MNAAGAASVLAEIAMLLEVVGGDPFRARAFQNAARQLEGSGADLEALALAGALTSLPGIGEAIAGIVDELVRTGRSGMHERLVAETPVGLYDLMKIKGLGAKRIRTLYAELGIDSLDSLEEAARAGRIGTLPGFGAKTVTSILEGVASVRDMRGKRRIVHALDVAERLVEHVRTLPGVSAAELAGPLRRRMEVVSSIDLVAATDRAEETLAAFRTLGEHTAGGADREGRAEVRFSDGFAASLACVPADRFGAALAVWTGSEAHVAELAERARERGLTFGPDGLGGVATPTEEALYEALGLAWVPPELREGWGEVEAAAAGTLPRLVELADLRGTFHCHTTYSDGRATLAEMADGARARGWHYLGIADHSQVASYAGGLTPAAVKKQNREIDAWNREGGKGSFRLFKGTEADILADGTLDFPDATLASFDYVVGSIHSAFQQSERAQTDRLIRAVQNPRLTILGHATGRLLLGRSGYPVDVRAVIDAAAENGVAVEINADPRRLDIDWRHARYAAERGVLVPINPDAHSVAGLDNVAWGINVARKAWLPARGVLNTWELKEVEDYFAQRKQARKT